The DNA region CCGACGGCGGATACAGCGCCGAGTGGACCACCACCACCCCGGTCACCCACACCGAGACGGCCACCGTCTGCGCCACCGTGCCCAGCCCCGCCAGCAGCGCGGGCAGGAACACCAGCAGCAGCACCAGCCGGGAACCGCTGCCGCTGGCCGCCTGGGCGAGCAGCACCAGCGCGGTCGCGACCAACACCCCCAGCGCCACCGCCCCGTTGCCCGGCGCCCGCGGGGCGGCGCCGTGCCCCTCAAAGCCGGGGACGGCCGGGGCGGCGATGGTACCGGGGGCGTCGATGTCCACCCTCCAGGGTGGTCGGCCCGGCGCGACCAACGCGAGCGGACCGCCGCCGGGCGGGGGACGATCCGTCCGCGCCGACCGGTACGGTGGCTGACGTGCCCACCCGAGTACCTCTCGCCGACCTCGTCCGGCTGCGCCAGGCCCGCGACCGCATGGACCGCGAGTACGACCAGCCCCTGGACGTGCCCGCGCTCGCCCGCACCGCCCTGATGTCGCCCGGCCACTTCTCCCGCAGCTTCCGCGCCGCCTACGGGGAAACCCCGTACAACCACCTCATGACCCGCCGCATCGAACGGGCCAAAGCCCTGCTGCGACGCGGCGACCTGAGCGTCACCGACGTGTGCACGGCCGTCGGCTGCACCTCCCTGGGCTCCTTCAGCACCCGCTTCACCGAACTGGTCGGCGAGAGCCCCAGCGCCTACCGCGCCCGCGACCACGCCCACGGCGAGCCGATCCCCGCCTGCATCGCCAAGATCCGCACCCGCCCCCTGCGGCGCACCTGAGGCCCACTCCCGTACCGTGACCGGCATGAGCATCGAACTCGCCCAGTGCTTCATCGCCGTCGACGACCACGACAAGGCCCTCGCCTTCTACCGCGACGTCCTCGGCCTCGAGGTACGCAACGACGTCCGCTTCGAGGGAATGCGCTGGGTCACCGTCGGCTCGCCCGAACAACCCGGCGTGGAGATCGTCCTCGAACCCCCGCTGGCCGACCCGCACG from Kitasatospora cathayae includes:
- a CDS encoding helix-turn-helix transcriptional regulator — encoded protein: MDREYDQPLDVPALARTALMSPGHFSRSFRAAYGETPYNHLMTRRIERAKALLRRGDLSVTDVCTAVGCTSLGSFSTRFTELVGESPSAYRARDHAHGEPIPACIAKIRTRPLRRT